The following coding sequences lie in one bacterium genomic window:
- a CDS encoding DUF1016 N-terminal domain-containing protein — MVRDRSEGILPDGYPSLLTEIKARIQRTRVKAALSANCELIELYWDIGKSIVERQSVEGWGRSIVERLAADIQRAFPGIGGFSPQNIWKMRA; from the coding sequence ATGGTTCGCGATCGATCCGAAGGCATTCTTCCAGACGGCTACCCATCTCTCCTCACCGAGATAAAGGCGCGCATCCAAAGGACGCGGGTCAAAGCAGCCCTCTCGGCCAATTGTGAACTCATCGAGCTCTACTGGGACATCGGGAAAAGCATCGTGGAACGGCAAAGTGTCGAGGGGTGGGGCAGATCGATTGTCGAGCGGCTGGCAGCGGACATCCAACGGGCCTTTCCAGGCATTGGCGGTTTTTCGCCTCAGAACATCTGGAAGATGCGGGC